Proteins encoded within one genomic window of Glycine soja cultivar W05 chromosome 1, ASM419377v2, whole genome shotgun sequence:
- the LOC114386172 gene encoding uncharacterized protein LOC114386172 produces the protein MAEDQPKRFTLEDYSSSTVPQFFTSIARSEVQAHNITYPYSLIQLIQGNLFHGLPNEDPYAHLATYIEICNTVKIAGVPEDAVRLSLFSFSLSGEAKRWLHSFKGNSLKTWDEVVEKFLKNLLRKTPTHGFSEPIHLNIFIDGLRPQSKQLLDASAGGRIKLKTPKEAMEIIENMAAGGCSICGGTHESGCFIPLEEASQEVNYMGNQPRSGFNAGGFAGANTEKNPKEECKAIMTRSKKATMVENEGRVNEKSELVTEEGEEEKEKEEDQLRENKINDAPYPLVPSKKDKERHLACFLDILKKLEITIPFGEALQQMPLYSKFLKDMLTKKSKYIHSDNIVVEGNCSVVIQRILPPKYKDPRSVTIPCSIAAVSVGKALIDLGANINLMPLSMCRKIGELDIMPIGMTLQLADKSITRPYGVIEDVLVKV, from the exons ATGGCTGAAGATCAACCTAAGAGGTTTACTCTCGAGGATTACTCTAGCTCAACCGTGCCACAATTCTTCACAAGTATAGCACGGTCGGAAGTTCAAGCACACAACATTACTTATCCTTATTCATTAATACAGTTAATTCAGGGAAACCTATTTCATGGCTTGCCAAATGAAGACCCGTATGCACACTTGGCCACATACATTGAGATTTGCAATACAGTGAAGATTGCCGGTGTGCCTGAAGACGCAGTGAGGCTAAGTTTGTTCTCTTTTTCATTATCTGGGGAAGCCAAGAGGTGGTTACACTCATTTAAAGGAAATAGCTTGaagacttgggatgaagtggttgagaaattcttaaaaaa CTTGCTGCGAAAAACACCGACTCATGGATTCTCCGAACCAATTCATCTTAATATTTTCATAGATGGGTTAAGGCCACAGTCCAAGCAGTTATTAGATGCTTCTGCTGGAGGAAGGATCAAATTAAAGACCCCTAAAGAAGCTATGGAGATTATTGAGAATATGGCT GCTGGAGGTTGTAGCATATGTGGAGGAACTCATGAGTCTGGGTGTTTTATACCTCTTGAAGAGGCTTCACAAGAAGTgaattatatgggaaatcagCCCAGATCGGGATTTAATGCAGGTGGATTTGCAG GAGCAAACACTGAAAAGAATCCAAAAGAAGAGTGCAAAGCTATCATGACCCGGAGCAAGAAGGCAACCATGGTGGAGAATGAAGGGAGGGTTAATGAAAAGTCAGAGCTAGTGactgaagaaggagaagaagaaaaggaaaaagaagaagatcagTTGAGggagaacaaaataaatgatg CACCATACCCTCTGGTGCCAtcaaagaaagacaaggagcgaCATTTGGCTTGTTTCCTTGATATCCTCAAGAAATTAGAGATAACCATTCCCTTTGGAGAAGCCCTACAACAAATGCCACTCTAttccaagtttctaaaggataTGCTGACCAAGAAGAGCAAATATATCCACAGTGATAATATTGTAGTGGAAGGAAACTGTAGTGTTGTGATTCAAAGAATCCTTCcacctaaatacaaggatccaAGGAGTGTCACAATCCCTTGCTCTATTGCTGCAGTGTCTGTTGGTAAAGCTCTCATTGATTTGGGGGCCAACATAAATTTGatgcctctctccatgtgcagGAAAATTGGAGAGTTGGACATTATGCCAATTGGAATGACACTACAACTGGCAGACAAATCAATTACAAGGCcatatggagtgattgaagatgtTCTAGTCAAGGTGTAG